In Serratia sp. FDAARGOS_506, a genomic segment contains:
- a CDS encoding phage minor tail protein L, producing MSYHSDVQKLEPGEVIQLIEIDGTGFGADILRFHAHSLPRESEELAASAGDEQRLKPRSIWWRGQEYEAYPYEITGLATTTDGSQPTPKLRVANISNVVTALCLAYSDLVQAKVSVHQTFVKYLDARNFPAGNSLADASQERVQVFYIDSKTAETNTVVEFQLATPFDLQGQQLPSRQIHGLCTWCIRGWYRTGRGCDYGGVAGFDKDDQPVDDPALDVCGGRVSSCRKRFGEAQPLSFGGFPGSNLLGK from the coding sequence ATGTCATATCACAGCGATGTGCAAAAATTAGAGCCCGGTGAAGTTATCCAATTGATTGAAATTGATGGGACCGGTTTTGGCGCGGACATCCTGCGCTTCCATGCGCACAGCCTTCCTCGGGAGTCTGAGGAGCTTGCTGCGTCTGCAGGGGATGAGCAACGTCTGAAGCCCAGGTCAATTTGGTGGCGGGGCCAGGAATATGAAGCTTACCCGTATGAAATTACCGGTTTGGCCACGACAACCGACGGTTCACAGCCTACGCCGAAACTGCGCGTTGCTAATATCAGCAATGTGGTGACTGCGTTATGTCTGGCGTACAGCGATCTTGTCCAGGCCAAAGTCTCCGTACATCAGACCTTTGTGAAATACCTTGATGCGCGCAACTTTCCGGCAGGCAATTCGCTGGCGGATGCCAGTCAGGAACGGGTGCAGGTATTTTATATCGATAGCAAAACTGCTGAGACTAACACCGTCGTGGAATTCCAACTGGCCACACCCTTTGATTTGCAGGGGCAACAATTGCCGTCACGGCAAATCCATGGTTTGTGCACGTGGTGTATTCGCGGTTGGTATCGTACAGGAAGAGGTTGCGACTACGGCGGCGTTGCCGGCTTCGACAAAGATGATCAACCGGTGGACGATCCCGCGTTGGATGTCTGTGGCGGCCGTGTTTCCTCATGCAGAAAAAGGTTTGGTGAAGCCCAGCCGCTCTCCTTCGGTGGTTTCCCTGGTTCAAATCTTTTAGGGAAATGA
- a CDS encoding phage tail protein, protein MPIDTFQWRTQAAPVGNFSHNVRSAQFGDGYKQISSNGLNSVTQSWQLVYTGHPTVTESLLAFLNAHVIRAFFWTPPGGRKNLFRVKSDSITVSPLSRNVFSVSFTFEQAFGV, encoded by the coding sequence ATGCCAATCGATACTTTTCAATGGCGCACGCAGGCGGCACCTGTCGGCAACTTTTCTCACAATGTCCGCAGCGCACAGTTTGGCGACGGATATAAGCAAATCAGCAGCAATGGGTTAAACAGCGTTACCCAATCCTGGCAGCTGGTCTATACCGGCCACCCTACGGTTACGGAGTCGCTGTTGGCTTTTTTAAATGCGCATGTGATCCGCGCCTTTTTCTGGACGCCGCCCGGCGGCAGAAAAAATCTGTTTAGAGTCAAATCTGACTCCATCACGGTATCACCGCTTTCACGCAATGTGTTTTCGGTGAGTTTTACCTTTGAACAGGCCTTCGGGGTGTAG